In bacterium, the genomic stretch GATGCAGTCAATCTTGCCTCTATTGTTGTTGATGGCAAACAGCTCTACATCCCTAGCAAAAAGCCTGAAATCTCAAAACCGATTAGAGTCGATCAAGCCTACGTCCCAGAAAGACTGGCTTCTGCGACAGCTCAATCAAACACCCGAAATGACCAATCATCTTCGGCCAAATTACACACTCCTGGTGAAGGGGTAGTGCATATAAACTCAGTCTCATTAGAGGGTTTACAGCGATTACCGGGAGTTGGCCCCGCATACGCTCAAAGGATACTGGACTATCGAAAAGAGCATGGGGGGTTCAAGCGGATAGAAGAATTAATGGAAGTAAGCGGCATTGGCCCCAAGAAGTTCGAAAAGATGAGAGCGTTTTTAGCTTTGTAATAACTTCTCCCTGCACTTACAAAAGTGCAGGGAGAAGAGGTTGATTACTTTTTATCTTCCTTGACTGGACTTTTGATTTTAAGGTGGAGTTCATCTAATTGCTTTTGTGCAACAGATGAGGGGGCGCCGAACATGACGTCGATTCCGGCAGCGTTTTTCGGGAAGGCAATGACATCGCGAATGGTATCATCATCGGTTAAAAGCATTACCGTGCGATCGATCCCCGGGGCAATTCCACCGTGTGGAGGCGCTCCAAACTCGAAAGCCTCTAACATATGACCGAATCTTT encodes the following:
- a CDS encoding amino acid--tRNA ligase-related protein; protein product: KVIAQCYDLVCNGTELASGSIRIHRPDIQHKVFELLRIPEQEIQERFGHMLEAFEFGAPPHGGIAPGIDRTVMLLTDDDTIRDVIAFPKNAAGIDVMFGAPSSVAQKQLDELHLKIKSPVKEDKK
- a CDS encoding helix-hairpin-helix domain-containing protein — encoded protein: MLNSIGNQGKAALFIGALCLIVIGYVMLRPQKQEPIVFHDEKPATTSTQQAPTPTQATEVVVHIAGRVKKPGLYHLPLNARVDDALNAAGGALADADLDAVNLASIVVDGKQLYIPSKKPEISKPIRVDQAYVPERLASATAQSNTRNDQSSSAKLHTPGEGVVHINSVSLEGLQRLPGVGPAYAQRILDYRKEHGGFKRIEELMEVSGIGPKKFEKMRAFLAL